Proteins co-encoded in one bacterium genomic window:
- a CDS encoding cobalamin B12-binding domain-containing protein, whose amino-acid sequence MTKRPLRILIGKVGLDGHDRGAKVIARALRDAGMEVIYTGLHQTPEMVVKSAIQEDVDAIGLSILSGAHMTLFPAVIELLKKENAEDVVVFGGGIIPADDILTLKKAGVKEIFTPGASMDEIVKWLDREIKLS is encoded by the coding sequence ATGACCAAACGACCACTGCGTATTTTAATCGGCAAAGTTGGCCTGGATGGGCATGACCGTGGGGCAAAAGTGATCGCGCGAGCCCTACGCGATGCGGGCATGGAAGTAATTTACACCGGACTGCATCAAACGCCGGAAATGGTCGTGAAAAGTGCAATTCAAGAAGACGTCGATGCAATTGGACTAAGTATTTTATCCGGGGCGCATATGACCTTGTTTCCTGCAGTAATTGAGCTCTTGAAAAAGGAAAACGCAGAAGATGTTGTTGTCTTTGGCGGCGGAATTATTCCAGCAGACGATATTTTGACACTTAAAAAAGCAGGAGTTAAGGAGATTTTTACGCCCGGCGCTTCAATGGATGAAATCGTGAAGTGGCTTGATAGAGAAATAAAACTTTCT